One part of the Spirochaeta lutea genome encodes these proteins:
- a CDS encoding DUF58 domain-containing protein: MRGTVLLTGISLFILVFIPLQILQWIALSTLLLVLLSWVYSRLMQKHIWVDRAESQVVAYRHTKTETQLIVTNYLPLPVPTLLIADEPGALISDDRERQVIALSPGQRVRISYHVKAHERGRYALGPITLQSSDPMGFFPWQRTITLPGIFLVFPRIFPLELLLQRGAPMGPLKIQNPLYEDPSRFRNIREYEPGDDPRRIQWKVSARSGQMQVAEYLATLSVPGIILLNLNPEDFKGRRAHLHLERAVEAAASAVHYWGELGEHVAFVTNGVTMAHTGEALDDTEAPPEQPSQEESQIPLLCIPSGKGRGQASHILSRLAILTRPAQGWPEGSRELFNQVLRLRPSPGTRIIYIGPSLDREEFSQSIAPFSHSWNIDLWILDEKISQPQRITGHDLLPGNRFRVFTITEFGEDVLND; the protein is encoded by the coding sequence GTGCGGGGTACTGTTTTACTCACCGGCATCAGTCTTTTTATCCTCGTATTCATTCCCCTGCAGATTCTTCAGTGGATAGCCCTATCTACCCTGTTGCTGGTACTGCTCTCCTGGGTGTACTCACGCCTCATGCAAAAACACATCTGGGTGGACCGGGCGGAATCTCAGGTAGTGGCATATCGGCACACCAAGACCGAAACCCAACTCATTGTCACCAATTATCTGCCCCTCCCGGTTCCGACCCTGCTGATTGCCGATGAGCCGGGGGCACTCATCTCCGACGACCGGGAACGCCAGGTAATCGCCCTGTCTCCGGGACAGAGGGTACGAATTTCATACCATGTTAAGGCCCACGAACGCGGACGGTACGCCCTCGGACCCATCACCCTCCAGTCATCAGATCCTATGGGCTTTTTCCCCTGGCAGCGGACCATCACCCTCCCGGGCATTTTTTTGGTGTTCCCCCGGATATTTCCCCTGGAATTGCTCCTCCAACGGGGAGCTCCCATGGGCCCCCTGAAAATTCAGAACCCCCTCTATGAAGATCCGAGCCGGTTTCGAAACATCCGGGAATATGAACCCGGGGACGATCCCCGACGCATCCAATGGAAGGTCAGCGCACGTTCCGGTCAGATGCAGGTAGCAGAGTATCTGGCAACCCTGTCCGTACCGGGAATCATTCTCCTGAACCTGAATCCCGAAGATTTTAAGGGCCGAAGAGCCCACCTCCACCTCGAACGGGCAGTGGAAGCGGCCGCTTCGGCAGTACATTATTGGGGAGAGTTGGGCGAACATGTAGCATTTGTAACCAACGGAGTTACCATGGCCCATACCGGGGAAGCCCTGGATGATACAGAAGCCCCCCCGGAACAGCCCAGCCAAGAGGAATCCCAGATACCCCTGCTCTGTATACCCAGCGGCAAGGGCCGGGGACAAGCCTCCCATATCCTCAGCCGGTTAGCCATCCTCACCCGACCGGCCCAAGGCTGGCCTGAAGGTTCCAGAGAACTATTTAATCAGGTTCTCCGTCTCAGACCTTCCCCGGGTACCCGGATTATCTACATTGGCCCGAGCCTGGACAGGGAGGAATTCTCCCAATCCATAGCCCCCTTTAGCCACAGTTGGAACATCGACCTTTGGATTCTCGACGAGAAAATTTCCCAACCCCAGCGCATCACCGGTCATGATCTCCTGCCGGGTAATCGTTTTCGGGTCTTTACCATAACGGAGTTCGGGGAGGATGTACTGAATGACTAA
- a CDS encoding META domain-containing protein — translation MKRFTHLPLVLLPILVAVMLWSCATSSPVQPPPPADPEPVQEPAPQPEPVPEPAVNIPTIEGPRWNLTWLFESDSARKPAEGTVWFQLLPQAEPPLKGHGGVNQFFGRYQVTGGTPQSGTIEFSSLASTKMAGRTLEYENIFLRNLSLTKGYHISGDTLEEAELVFYGGFGREEIILARFAAEGDGPARQSPAEHGPVEDNQ, via the coding sequence ATGAAACGCTTTACTCACCTACCCCTGGTTTTGCTTCCCATTCTGGTTGCCGTTATGCTTTGGAGCTGTGCCACCTCTTCCCCGGTACAACCCCCTCCTCCTGCCGATCCGGAACCCGTCCAGGAACCGGCACCCCAGCCTGAGCCTGTCCCCGAACCCGCGGTAAACATCCCGACCATTGAGGGACCACGATGGAATCTGACCTGGTTGTTTGAATCCGACTCAGCACGGAAACCCGCCGAGGGAACCGTCTGGTTCCAGCTCCTCCCCCAGGCAGAACCGCCCTTGAAGGGACACGGAGGTGTCAATCAGTTCTTCGGGCGTTACCAGGTAACCGGCGGTACACCCCAGAGCGGAACCATCGAGTTTTCATCCCTGGCGAGTACAAAGATGGCCGGGAGAACCCTGGAATATGAGAATATATTCCTGAGAAATCTCAGTCTTACCAAGGGCTACCACATCTCCGGTGACACCCTGGAGGAGGCAGAGTTGGTATTTTATGGAGGCTTCGGTAGGGAGGAAATCATCCTTGCCAGGTTTGCGGCCGAAGGGGATGGCCCAGCCCGCCAATCCCCAGCGGAACATGGACCGGTAGAAGACAACCAGTAA
- a CDS encoding bifunctional nuclease family protein, with protein MRNTMLVEARVWTLLRTDRGSAVLVKPLESTRVVPIFIDTLEIRSIRLGLGKVSLPRPLSHDLMLSIFDKLHLVVDRVEINDLQDGIFYARIIARQGMKKYVFDSRPSDALSIAVRVECPVYIAEFIVDETGIPETMFTEAPEISPTELEELMSVMDEEERTELESEVSPGSKSKKEENPLTLIREQLEQRLAAAVAVENYEEAAALRDEINDIDRMSGEQSASNPNHDDKSDENPGS; from the coding sequence ATGCGAAATACAATGTTAGTTGAGGCAAGGGTTTGGACCCTGCTCCGGACCGACCGGGGTAGTGCTGTTCTGGTTAAACCCTTGGAATCCACCCGGGTGGTGCCAATATTTATCGATACGCTGGAGATTCGATCCATTCGATTGGGACTGGGGAAGGTGTCGTTACCCCGGCCGCTTTCCCATGATCTCATGCTCAGCATTTTTGACAAACTTCATCTGGTTGTAGACCGGGTAGAGATCAATGACCTGCAGGATGGCATTTTTTATGCTCGCATTATTGCGCGCCAGGGGATGAAGAAATACGTGTTCGACTCTCGCCCATCGGATGCTTTGAGTATAGCAGTCAGGGTGGAATGCCCGGTGTATATCGCCGAGTTCATTGTTGATGAGACGGGCATACCTGAAACAATGTTCACTGAAGCTCCGGAAATCAGCCCGACGGAGCTTGAGGAATTGATGTCGGTAATGGATGAGGAAGAACGGACCGAGCTGGAGTCTGAAGTTTCTCCCGGGAGCAAATCAAAAAAAGAAGAAAACCCCCTAACACTGATTAGAGAACAGCTTGAGCAGCGGTTGGCTGCAGCTGTGGCAGTGGAAAACTATGAAGAGGCTGCTGCTTTGCGGGATGAAATCAATGATATCGATCGGATGAGTGGGGAACAGTCAGCTAGCAATCCTAATCATGACGATAAATCGGATGAGAATCCCGGTAGTTAG
- a CDS encoding AAA family ATPase — MAADQQNKSKTVSRQQIAQTQEWAAKITAEVEKVFLGKPQVVEHMLVALLLGGHILLEDLPGTGKTILARALSTSMGGRFSRIQGTPDLLPTDVLGVSIYNPQEGNFRFRRGPILSHVVLVDEINRATPRTQSALLEAMAEGQISVDGHTLTLPKPFFLIATENPIDFEGTFPLPEAQKDRFLMTLSLGYPHRDIEKEVVLRQRRTGHPIEDLAPVTSPEEVADIQGILHHVYMDPSILDYIVTLVESSRNHPSIRIGVSPRGTLALSKAAQALAALRGRHYVIPDDVKELVQPVFLQRIIVKPESQIRGTTPEQLITELIEATEVPLVSEPKEG, encoded by the coding sequence ATGGCAGCAGATCAACAGAACAAGAGCAAAACAGTCAGCAGGCAGCAGATAGCCCAGACTCAAGAATGGGCGGCTAAAATAACCGCCGAGGTGGAAAAGGTATTCCTCGGTAAACCCCAGGTTGTGGAACATATGCTGGTAGCCCTTCTCCTGGGCGGTCATATACTCCTAGAGGATCTGCCGGGAACCGGTAAAACTATCCTTGCCCGGGCTTTATCAACCAGTATGGGAGGAAGATTTAGCCGCATCCAAGGGACCCCGGATCTTCTGCCAACCGACGTTCTCGGTGTTTCTATTTATAATCCCCAGGAAGGAAACTTCCGATTTCGCAGGGGCCCCATCCTCAGCCATGTGGTACTGGTAGATGAAATTAACCGTGCCACTCCGCGTACCCAATCAGCCTTGTTAGAGGCCATGGCCGAGGGACAGATTTCGGTAGATGGTCACACCCTCACCCTACCCAAACCCTTTTTTCTCATTGCCACCGAAAATCCCATTGATTTTGAGGGAACCTTTCCCCTCCCGGAGGCCCAAAAGGACCGTTTTCTGATGACCCTCAGTTTGGGCTACCCCCACCGGGATATAGAAAAAGAGGTGGTGCTCAGACAACGCAGAACGGGACACCCCATTGAGGATCTCGCCCCGGTAACCTCCCCCGAAGAGGTGGCGGACATACAGGGTATCCTCCACCACGTCTACATGGATCCCTCAATACTCGATTACATTGTTACCCTGGTAGAATCGAGTCGAAACCATCCCTCCATTCGAATCGGTGTCAGCCCCCGAGGTACCCTCGCCCTTTCCAAAGCTGCCCAGGCCCTAGCCGCCCTCCGGGGCCGCCACTACGTAATCCCCGATGATGTGAAGGAGCTCGTTCAGCCTGTGTTTCTTCAGCGGATTATAGTTAAACCAGAAAGCCAAATACGCGGCACTACCCCGGAACAATTGATTACCGAACTGATTGAAGCTACCGAGGTTCCCCTGGTCTCCGAGCCCAAGGAGGGCTGA
- a CDS encoding phosphoribosylformylglycinamidine synthase subunit PurQ, producing MGMSAARTVQVGIITGFGINADKELGQAFTLAGGEVRYCHINDLRAAPESLLDFSIIAFPGGFSFGDHVGSGKILSHLVRVQFRNVLDTLIAGGGLILGICNGFQTLVKMGILPNLNQDWTPEVSLIHNESGEFVDRWVELQVNPRNGSPWLHGLSETHIEYPIRHGEGRFIPRDDTVLNQLKQGNLIAFQYAENPNGSVDAIAGITDETGRVLGLMPHPEAAVSFYQNPRWARQEASGGPTPGLQLLKNAVDWAAGI from the coding sequence ATGGGCATGAGTGCAGCGCGGACAGTGCAGGTCGGGATTATAACGGGCTTCGGAATCAACGCTGATAAGGAGTTGGGACAGGCTTTTACCCTTGCCGGAGGCGAGGTTCGGTATTGCCATATCAATGATTTACGGGCAGCGCCTGAATCATTGCTCGACTTTTCTATTATTGCGTTTCCTGGTGGGTTCTCCTTCGGTGATCATGTTGGATCCGGGAAGATCCTGTCCCATTTGGTTCGAGTCCAGTTTCGGAATGTCTTGGATACACTGATTGCAGGAGGAGGATTGATCCTCGGTATTTGCAACGGTTTTCAAACCCTGGTGAAAATGGGGATACTACCCAATCTGAACCAGGATTGGACCCCCGAGGTGTCCCTCATTCATAATGAGTCGGGTGAATTTGTGGATCGATGGGTAGAACTTCAGGTCAACCCGAGAAACGGTTCCCCATGGCTCCATGGGTTGTCTGAAACCCATATTGAGTACCCGATTCGTCACGGGGAGGGCCGCTTTATTCCTCGGGATGATACGGTATTGAACCAGTTAAAACAGGGGAATCTCATTGCCTTTCAGTATGCCGAGAATCCTAATGGATCTGTGGATGCCATAGCGGGAATTACTGATGAGACGGGCCGGGTTCTCGGGCTTATGCCGCACCCGGAGGCGGCGGTGTCGTTTTATCAGAACCCCCGGTGGGCTCGCCAGGAAGCTTCTGGGGGACCCACTCCGGGATTGCAGCTACTGAAGAATGCCGTGGACTGGGCGGCCGGGATTTAA
- a CDS encoding AIR synthase-related protein, with translation MRIEITYKPGLADGRAKRTAHRLAKVNQLPVDHVRIVDVYCLDGIAGLEPDQLQGIFCEEVSQDILVNRSFAREERANQDGGEQSQGWDLAVEIAYKPGVTDPVAITVRGALELELGETLPGDAVIQTARQFIITYSPNVEAAKKETLPQDISRALYNPLIQQAGVIPREVFFAGKGFPELYPLVHTGEVEPVQMYDVATMTDQELLVLSKERLLALTLDEMQVIRDYYRDPRVQESRRVSGLSAFASDIELEMLGQTWSEHCKHKIFAAAIEYHDGAEVTMITRGVFKEFIKATTDELMKLRPDLRSVFHDNSGVMDFDDDYVVCIKAETHNSPSALDPYGGAITGIVGVNRDILGTGIGAWPFFNTNVLCFGHPDTPHEDVPSTLLHPKTVMAGVHEGIVDGGNQSGIPVAGGAFLFDESYLGKPLVFCGTGGLMPRIINGRNSWEKRIEPGDLAVMIGGRVGKDGIHGATFSSLALDETSPTSAVQIGDPITQRKVIDFLMEARDRDLFKGLTDNGAGGLSSSFGEMAEYSGGIRINLEQVLLKYPGLAPWEIWVSESQERMSLAVDPAKREEFFDLARRLSVEACAIGEFTDSGKIELYYQNQPAGVLDMDFVHNGLPQMRLKARWVDSSQRRPLSVQVAEAIREVITNRGGNDEMLIHQDLLNLLAEPNIRSKESLVRQYDHEVQGRSVVKPFVGEAGDGPSDGGVLQVREGSYRGVSVTHGICPRVGDDDTYAMAQLGVDEAYRAHIALGGDPLGASALDNFCWPDPVLSDATPDGEYKLAQLVRANQGLQEICRAYTLPLISGKDSMKNDVVLAGKKVSVRPTLLVTLMGIVPDVRRSGTSDFKDPGDRIYLIAGGDSAREDTPDNRISDVAMGGSYYEKLIQQRYKGGYLDSAADYSRDSRVHLGAAPRVDVSRAPAFYTQVHGLLSRGMIKSIHDLSDGGLGVALAECCIGGRLGAAVSLSSIEGLHENLAESRYLQQAFALFNEEPSRFIISVSPEKETEVQSALDGYHVMKLGTVEYPEFGLEIRWDGEPGNRWSMDELLMAWNTGWEE, from the coding sequence ATGCGCATAGAAATAACCTATAAACCTGGCCTCGCCGACGGACGGGCAAAGCGGACGGCCCACCGCCTTGCCAAGGTCAACCAATTACCAGTTGACCATGTACGTATTGTCGACGTTTATTGTCTTGACGGAATTGCTGGTCTGGAGCCGGATCAGCTACAGGGAATTTTCTGCGAAGAGGTGTCCCAAGATATTCTCGTTAACCGTTCCTTTGCCCGGGAAGAGAGGGCGAATCAGGATGGCGGTGAGCAGTCCCAGGGCTGGGACCTGGCGGTAGAGATTGCCTATAAACCGGGAGTGACAGACCCGGTGGCGATTACGGTGCGGGGAGCCCTGGAACTGGAGCTTGGGGAAACGCTTCCCGGGGATGCAGTGATTCAGACGGCAAGACAATTCATCATCACTTATAGCCCGAACGTTGAGGCTGCGAAAAAAGAAACCCTGCCCCAGGACATCTCCCGTGCCCTATACAATCCCCTCATTCAACAAGCCGGTGTGATACCCCGCGAAGTCTTTTTTGCCGGGAAGGGATTTCCCGAACTGTACCCCCTGGTACATACGGGAGAGGTAGAACCGGTGCAGATGTACGATGTGGCAACCATGACTGATCAGGAATTGCTGGTTCTCAGTAAAGAACGGCTCCTGGCGCTAACCTTGGATGAGATGCAGGTCATCCGAGATTATTATCGAGATCCTCGGGTTCAAGAAAGCCGCCGGGTCTCGGGATTATCGGCCTTTGCCAGCGATATTGAATTAGAAATGCTGGGACAGACCTGGAGTGAACACTGCAAACATAAGATTTTCGCTGCCGCTATTGAGTACCATGACGGTGCTGAGGTAACGATGATCACCCGGGGGGTGTTCAAAGAGTTCATCAAGGCTACCACGGATGAACTCATGAAGCTGCGACCGGATTTACGGTCGGTGTTTCATGATAACTCCGGTGTCATGGATTTTGATGATGACTATGTGGTCTGCATAAAGGCGGAGACCCATAATAGTCCCAGTGCGCTGGATCCCTACGGCGGGGCTATTACCGGAATAGTGGGGGTAAATAGAGATATACTAGGCACGGGCATAGGTGCATGGCCCTTTTTTAATACCAATGTTCTTTGTTTCGGTCATCCCGATACTCCCCACGAGGATGTGCCCTCCACTCTGCTTCACCCTAAAACCGTGATGGCGGGTGTCCATGAGGGCATTGTTGACGGCGGAAATCAGAGCGGGATTCCAGTGGCCGGCGGAGCCTTCCTCTTTGATGAGAGTTACCTTGGTAAACCCCTTGTGTTTTGCGGTACCGGCGGACTCATGCCCCGGATTATCAACGGCCGCAATTCATGGGAGAAGCGAATAGAGCCGGGAGATCTGGCTGTGATGATTGGCGGCCGGGTGGGGAAGGACGGTATTCACGGTGCCACCTTCAGCTCCCTTGCCCTGGACGAGACATCTCCCACTAGTGCGGTCCAAATTGGTGATCCTATTACCCAACGGAAGGTTATCGATTTCCTCATGGAAGCCCGGGACAGGGATCTTTTTAAGGGACTGACGGATAACGGGGCCGGGGGACTGTCGTCGAGTTTTGGAGAGATGGCAGAGTACAGCGGGGGCATCCGAATCAACCTTGAACAGGTTCTGTTAAAATATCCCGGGTTGGCACCCTGGGAGATTTGGGTGAGTGAGAGCCAAGAGCGGATGAGTCTTGCGGTTGATCCTGCGAAGCGGGAGGAGTTCTTTGATCTGGCCCGCCGGCTGAGCGTTGAGGCATGTGCCATCGGGGAGTTCACCGATTCCGGTAAGATCGAACTGTACTATCAGAACCAGCCGGCGGGTGTACTGGATATGGATTTTGTTCATAACGGTCTTCCCCAGATGAGGCTGAAAGCTCGTTGGGTGGATTCATCCCAGCGCAGACCCTTGTCGGTCCAGGTCGCCGAGGCCATTCGGGAGGTTATTACCAACCGGGGTGGCAATGATGAGATGTTAATCCACCAGGATCTTCTCAATCTTCTGGCTGAGCCCAATATCAGGAGTAAGGAGTCCTTGGTTCGGCAGTACGATCATGAGGTTCAGGGCCGGTCGGTGGTGAAGCCGTTTGTTGGTGAAGCCGGGGACGGGCCCAGTGATGGAGGGGTACTGCAGGTGCGGGAAGGTAGTTACCGGGGGGTGAGTGTTACCCATGGTATTTGCCCCAGGGTGGGTGATGATGATACCTATGCCATGGCCCAGCTGGGTGTTGATGAAGCATACCGTGCCCATATTGCCCTGGGAGGGGATCCCCTGGGGGCAAGTGCCCTAGATAATTTCTGCTGGCCGGATCCGGTTTTAAGCGATGCAACTCCGGATGGGGAGTATAAACTTGCCCAGTTGGTTCGGGCAAATCAGGGGTTACAGGAGATTTGCCGGGCCTACACCCTTCCCCTCATTTCCGGAAAAGATTCAATGAAGAACGATGTTGTTCTGGCGGGAAAAAAGGTGTCGGTACGGCCCACTCTTTTGGTTACCCTTATGGGTATTGTGCCCGATGTCAGGAGATCCGGGACCAGTGATTTTAAGGATCCCGGGGATAGGATCTATCTGATTGCCGGGGGTGATTCCGCCCGGGAAGATACTCCTGATAACCGGATCAGTGATGTTGCTATGGGGGGATCTTACTACGAGAAACTCATTCAGCAGCGGTATAAAGGCGGGTATCTGGATTCTGCTGCCGATTATAGCAGGGACTCCCGGGTGCACCTCGGTGCGGCTCCCAGGGTGGATGTGTCTCGGGCACCGGCATTCTACACTCAGGTTCACGGGCTCTTGTCCCGGGGTATGATCAAGTCCATCCACGACCTTTCCGACGGCGGTCTCGGGGTTGCCCTAGCAGAATGCTGTATCGGAGGGCGGCTTGGAGCTGCGGTTTCGCTTTCAAGCATCGAGGGACTTCATGAAAACCTTGCTGAGTCCCGGTATCTTCAGCAAGCCTTTGCATTGTTTAATGAGGAGCCGAGCCGATTTATTATTTCAGTATCCCCGGAGAAGGAGACAGAAGTACAATCTGCCTTGGATGGATACCATGTGATGAAATTAGGAACAGTTGAATACCCGGAGTTTGGCTTGGAAATTCGCTGGGATGGTGAACCGGGAAACCGATGGTCCATGGATGAGTTATTGATGGCCTGGAATACCGGATGGGAGGAGTAA
- a CDS encoding DUF4129 domain-containing protein yields the protein MTNQDRTPQNLLTGFHIIIAGVYAVSFSIAVLSFLSALMTAFVQPLGVPLWFFLIICLAAVATELIITFFFTGPDTGRFLRVRVFIVTGVVSYLLAGLFLPGPLTDFSRFLPSLATLSPPLFSVFVFWLMGSRHNALLDREELLLDMAGKRGEDLLHVLQQDHPRILDGLSRIVSLNRGSIGGIFLLILMTLTLWLGEVQITLPFQISAIISGVFALAGLALGNTYLDDHRTIQRTCLASDEQRVTRVGLALVLIGFSFLIPFFIARNRSLLPLAVLESIFIWIVGIFSSDRSSQTAMEIQHFLTTTSELPQWGQPPMEEVAAQPSEFWTIFIEIIINSLKIGAVLGVIIFLVYPAIQHGGLSHLLRTLGQFFSRSWLGNLFRGVGKILARIWSLLQSIFRFRHRSWARKAGLSSDEFLQSYLTQVRTTEALKGKRNKTLNRLIDLFRRFLDAAISLGVVLTQHMTLREIVGAIPEYAREISTRILQLLERSLYAPEEISQETYSELTQLVRDLESLIAQRQAEQESP from the coding sequence ATGACTAATCAGGACCGGACCCCTCAGAATCTATTAACAGGATTTCACATTATTATCGCCGGGGTGTACGCCGTATCCTTCAGTATTGCTGTACTGAGTTTCCTATCAGCCCTGATGACTGCCTTCGTTCAGCCACTGGGTGTGCCCCTCTGGTTTTTTCTCATTATCTGCCTAGCTGCAGTAGCTACCGAGTTGATTATAACCTTTTTCTTTACAGGACCGGATACGGGCCGCTTTCTGCGGGTTCGAGTCTTTATTGTTACCGGTGTAGTAAGTTATCTACTCGCAGGTCTTTTTCTACCAGGTCCCCTGACCGACTTCAGCCGGTTTTTACCGAGCCTTGCAACCCTTAGCCCGCCACTCTTCTCCGTTTTTGTGTTTTGGCTCATGGGCTCCCGGCATAATGCCTTGCTCGACCGTGAAGAACTCCTCTTGGATATGGCGGGTAAACGCGGTGAAGACCTGCTCCACGTACTGCAACAGGATCATCCGCGGATTCTGGATGGGTTGTCCCGGATTGTATCTCTGAACCGGGGGAGTATTGGAGGAATATTCCTGCTCATCCTCATGACACTAACCCTGTGGCTCGGAGAGGTTCAAATCACCCTGCCATTCCAAATTTCTGCCATTATATCAGGCGTCTTTGCCTTGGCCGGACTTGCTTTGGGGAACACCTATTTGGATGACCACCGTACGATTCAGCGGACCTGTCTTGCTTCGGATGAGCAACGGGTAACCCGGGTCGGGCTTGCCCTGGTGCTTATCGGGTTTTCGTTTCTCATCCCATTCTTCATCGCCCGTAACCGCTCCCTTCTACCCCTGGCTGTGCTTGAATCAATCTTTATTTGGATTGTGGGGATTTTCTCATCGGACCGATCTAGCCAGACGGCTATGGAAATTCAACACTTTCTGACCACTACCTCCGAGTTGCCCCAATGGGGACAGCCCCCTATGGAGGAGGTCGCGGCCCAACCCTCGGAGTTCTGGACTATTTTCATAGAGATTATTATTAATTCCTTAAAAATCGGTGCTGTACTGGGGGTTATTATCTTTTTAGTATATCCCGCCATCCAGCATGGAGGATTGAGTCACTTACTTAGAACCCTGGGCCAGTTTTTCTCCCGGAGCTGGCTTGGAAACCTATTCCGGGGTGTAGGAAAAATTCTAGCAAGAATATGGTCGCTTTTACAGAGTATCTTTCGTTTCCGACACCGATCCTGGGCAAGAAAAGCCGGACTCTCATCGGACGAGTTTTTACAAAGCTATCTCACCCAGGTGCGAACAACTGAAGCACTGAAGGGTAAACGAAACAAGACCCTTAATCGCCTCATAGATCTCTTCCGTAGATTTCTTGATGCCGCGATTTCCCTTGGTGTTGTTCTGACCCAACACATGACTCTCAGGGAGATTGTCGGAGCTATTCCCGAATATGCCCGAGAAATTAGTACAAGGATCCTCCAGCTTTTGGAACGTTCTCTCTATGCGCCGGAAGAAATTTCCCAGGAAACCTACTCCGAACTTACCCAGCTTGTTCGGGATCTGGAGTCCCTGATTGCCCAAAGGCAGGCAGAGCAAGAATCACCCTGA